From a single Arachis hypogaea cultivar Tifrunner chromosome 3, arahy.Tifrunner.gnm2.J5K5, whole genome shotgun sequence genomic region:
- the LOC140183520 gene encoding uncharacterized protein, translating to MYICGRGKIGYLTGERSKPNITDRQYNVWDTKNFMVMTWLVNSMEEDISSNYMYYTIAKELWDSVKEMYSDLGNKSQIYELTLKAREIQPGSDNVTKYFDTSKRWNSAADAKHHQQTVEEGRIFQFLAGLNVELDEVHGRIIGRAILPSIGEVFADVRREETRRAVMMGKGKTEQTYLESNVLLVAPAALKSSPNQKHPSNLWCDHCNKPRHTRETCWKIHGKPAHLKGNKPGPKIRSTPTAHEAEKSSLSKGTG from the exons ATGTATATCTGTGGAAGAGGAAAGATTGGATATCTCACTGGTGAGCGAAGCAAGCCTAACATCACTGACAGGCAATATAATGTGTGGGATACCAAAAATTTCATGGTGATGACATGGCTGGTGAACTCAATGGAGGAGGATATCAGTAGTAACTACATGTACTATACCATCGCCAAAGAATTGTGGGATAGTGTCAAAGAGATGTACTCTGATCTTGGGAATAAATCCCAGATTTATGAACTTACTCTAAAAGCTAGAGAAATTCAACCAGGGAGTGACAATGTCACCAAATATTTCGACACATCGAAGCGG TGGAATTCAGCCGCTGATGCCAAACACCACCAACAAACAGTGGAAGAAGGGAGGATATTCCAGTTTCTTGCAGGCCTCAATGTGGAACTAGATGAAGTTCATGGCAGAATTATTGGAAGAGCAATCCTACCCTCAATTGGAGAAGTATTTGCTGACGTTAGAAGAGAAGAAACTCGTAGAGCTGTGATGATGGGGAAAGGCAAGACTGAACAGACTTATTTGGAGTCTAATGTACTCTTAGTGGCACCTGCTGCACTTAAAAGTTCACCAAATCAGAAGCACCCCTCCAATCTTTGGTGTGACCACTGCAATAAACCTCGTCACACTCGAGAAACTTGTTGGAAGATTCATGGAAAACCAGCACATCTTAAAGGCAACAAACCTGGTCCCAAAATACGCTCTACTCCAACTGCTCATGAGGCTGAAAAATCATCATTGAGTAAAGGAACAGGTTGA